The proteins below come from a single Paraburkholderia flagellata genomic window:
- a CDS encoding helix-turn-helix domain-containing protein: protein METPSIKPAEHASAELGKRVKAARLKHDYTLEAASRVCGVSRSTLSKVENGVMSPTFDVLQKIVHGLKIDLGELFGSAPRPRASGRRALTRKGGGQQHSAGCYQMELLATELAHKAMHPFHIRVTAHSLDEFTEWGRHEGEEFLFVLSGSVCLYSELYAPTHLEAGDSLYFDSRTGHAAVSTSEEDAEVLWLINEPHPDTQDGAPGV from the coding sequence ATGGAAACCCCGTCCATCAAGCCCGCCGAGCATGCTTCGGCGGAGTTGGGCAAGCGCGTCAAGGCGGCCCGGCTGAAGCACGATTACACGCTCGAGGCCGCCAGCCGGGTCTGCGGCGTCTCGCGCTCCACGCTCTCGAAGGTGGAAAACGGCGTCATGTCGCCGACATTCGACGTGCTGCAGAAGATCGTTCACGGCCTGAAGATCGATCTCGGCGAACTGTTCGGCTCTGCGCCCAGGCCGCGCGCGAGTGGACGCCGCGCGCTCACCCGCAAGGGCGGTGGGCAGCAGCATTCGGCGGGCTGCTATCAAATGGAGTTGTTGGCAACGGAACTCGCGCACAAGGCGATGCACCCTTTCCATATTCGCGTGACGGCGCACTCGCTGGACGAGTTCACGGAATGGGGTCGGCATGAAGGCGAAGAGTTTCTCTTCGTATTGAGCGGCTCGGTGTGCCTATACTCCGAGCTTTACGCACCGACGCACCTCGAAGCCGGCGACAGCCTCTATTTCGACAGCCGCACGGGTCATGCGGCCGTCTCCACGAGCGAAGAGGATGCGGAAGTCCTCTGGCTCATCAACGAGCCGCACCCGGACACGCAAGACGGCGCGCCGGGCGTTTGA
- a CDS encoding DUF1338 domain-containing protein, translated as MRNSNVERLLSALLGREKTETLFATLNFPSMLEDWENGAVTRAELAQAMNMALFEDLLDRSPNGRTYTNDTVAQGGAVYFDHGALRTVRWAHNGALPPGEAAFTRILRPLGFRLNGRYPLDKLGMTGRAYAHEDAPDEIAQFFVSELHPERFSAAFQQAVTNVVGASRDPLTPLAIAQLSELERDGSLPLDVALQLLPVIVGAFARQHEVPSISDYETLLQESAEMAWIATEGNAFNHATDRVEDVFQLSDDEKAKGRPMKPNVETSRSGRVFQTAYRADTVSREFRAADGQRVTREVPGSFYEFITRKRTFDQVTRRWQTDLRFDAGNATGIFKMTANAA; from the coding sequence ATGCGCAATTCGAACGTAGAACGCTTGTTGTCCGCGCTGCTTGGCCGCGAGAAAACTGAAACCCTCTTTGCAACGCTCAACTTTCCTTCGATGCTCGAAGACTGGGAAAACGGCGCCGTCACGCGCGCCGAACTCGCCCAGGCGATGAACATGGCGCTCTTCGAAGACCTGCTGGATCGCTCGCCCAACGGCCGCACGTACACGAACGATACGGTGGCGCAGGGCGGCGCGGTGTACTTCGATCATGGCGCACTGCGCACGGTGCGCTGGGCGCACAACGGCGCGCTTCCGCCCGGCGAAGCGGCGTTCACACGCATTCTGCGCCCGCTCGGCTTTCGCCTGAACGGCCGCTATCCGCTCGACAAGCTCGGCATGACGGGACGCGCTTATGCCCACGAAGACGCGCCCGACGAGATCGCGCAGTTCTTCGTGAGCGAGTTGCACCCCGAGCGCTTTTCGGCGGCGTTCCAGCAAGCCGTGACGAACGTGGTGGGTGCGTCGAGAGATCCGCTCACGCCGCTGGCCATTGCACAACTCTCCGAGCTCGAACGCGACGGCTCGCTGCCGCTCGATGTGGCGCTGCAACTGCTGCCCGTGATCGTCGGGGCGTTCGCGCGACAGCACGAAGTGCCATCTATTTCGGACTACGAGACGTTGCTGCAGGAATCCGCGGAAATGGCGTGGATCGCAACGGAAGGCAACGCCTTCAATCACGCTACCGACCGCGTGGAAGACGTATTCCAGCTTTCGGACGACGAGAAGGCCAAGGGGCGTCCGATGAAACCCAACGTCGAGACCTCGCGCTCGGGCCGCGTGTTTCAGACTGCGTATCGCGCGGACACCGTGTCGCGCGAGTTCCGCGCTGCCGACGGCCAGCGCGTGACGCGCGAGGTGCCGGGCTCGTTCTACGAGTTCATCACGCGCAAGCGCACGTTCGATCAGGTCACGCGGCGCTGGCAGACCGATTTGCGCTTCGACGCGGGCAATGCCACCGGTATTTTCAAAATGACCGCGAACGCTGCGTAA
- a CDS encoding LysR family transcriptional regulator, translating to MRKFKIPNMGALTAFEAAARHESFTHAAKELFLTESAVSRQIATLESNLGVHLFVRAKQRVVLTRAGRLYGTQVRRALENLDRDTLSIIAHGSGGGYLELAVLPTFASEWLIPRLKDFYDRTPDVRVNMGVRTETFSFEESHFEAAIHYGKPTWPGTSSDFLFGEEVVPVCSPSLLARPIKKAHELLAYPLLHSTTRPDAWTRWFSDLGVEDNATMHGVRYELHTMLIAAAAAGLGVALVPKFFVEGQCERFGVVIPFETPAIADGGYYFVYPTELSHGKPLELFRAWLLEQATAYNAAQGRE from the coding sequence ATGCGTAAGTTCAAGATCCCGAACATGGGCGCGCTCACGGCGTTCGAAGCCGCAGCGCGGCACGAAAGTTTCACGCACGCCGCCAAAGAGCTGTTCCTGACCGAAAGCGCAGTGTCGCGCCAGATCGCCACGCTCGAATCGAATCTCGGCGTGCACCTCTTCGTGCGCGCCAAGCAGCGGGTCGTGCTCACGCGCGCCGGCCGTCTCTATGGCACCCAGGTGCGGCGTGCGCTCGAAAATCTGGATCGAGACACCCTCTCCATCATTGCGCACGGCAGCGGCGGCGGTTATTTGGAACTCGCCGTGCTGCCGACCTTCGCCTCCGAATGGCTCATTCCGCGCCTCAAGGACTTCTACGACCGCACGCCCGACGTGCGCGTGAACATGGGGGTGCGCACCGAGACGTTTTCGTTCGAGGAATCGCATTTCGAAGCCGCCATCCACTACGGCAAGCCCACCTGGCCCGGCACGTCGTCCGATTTTCTGTTCGGCGAGGAAGTGGTGCCCGTCTGTTCGCCGTCGCTGCTCGCCCGGCCCATCAAGAAGGCGCACGAACTGCTCGCCTACCCGCTGCTGCACTCCACCACGCGCCCCGACGCATGGACGCGCTGGTTCTCCGACCTCGGCGTGGAAGACAACGCCACGATGCACGGCGTGCGCTACGAACTGCACACGATGCTGATCGCAGCGGCCGCGGCCGGCCTCGGCGTGGCGCTCGTGCCGAAGTTCTTCGTGGAAGGCCAGTGCGAGCGGTTTGGCGTTGTCATTCCGTTCGAGACGCCTGCCATTGCCGATGGCGGCTACTACTTCGTCTACCCCACCGAACTCAGCCACGGCAAGCCGCTGGAGCTGTTCCGCGCGTGGCTGCTCGAGCAGGCGACCGCCTATAACGCCGCGCAAGGCCGCGAGTGA
- a CDS encoding NAD(P)/FAD-dependent oxidoreductase → MEDVVVIGAGIVGACAALNLAQRGMRVRIVDCAPPGSGCSLGNAGLIAVDHVAPLASPETMAGLSRMLLRRDSPLRLHKRSLPRMAPWMLEFAAQAQRPRFRRNTRALASLVTGAAQAWRRLLDRHIAAELFRDIGSLYVFEQPVAHATERAQLDLLDRHGVRYETLSAEQVRRDYLPSLTPHISHARYFPGMASVTNPQQVVVRIFEAALAAGASFTSASVDALRALPDGRIGVTLNGQTQPAAKVLIAAGSRSAGLAEQLGANIPLTNERGYHVQLAAPSQDTLRVPVSFVERGFTCNPMAQGIRLAGTVELGARGAPDWRRADLLATQFQTLFPGDRAPQVASRWYGERPTLPDYLPMIGEMPGARNAFVATGHQHLGLTLGPLTGELVAQLMARDTPAVDLAPFRIDRF, encoded by the coding sequence ATGGAAGACGTCGTCGTCATTGGTGCGGGCATCGTCGGGGCCTGCGCCGCGCTCAACCTGGCGCAGCGCGGCATGCGCGTGCGGATCGTCGACTGCGCGCCGCCCGGCTCGGGCTGCTCGCTCGGCAATGCCGGGCTGATTGCGGTCGACCATGTCGCGCCACTGGCGAGCCCCGAGACGATGGCCGGACTGTCCCGCATGCTGCTGCGCCGCGACAGCCCGCTGCGTCTGCACAAACGCAGCCTGCCGCGCATGGCGCCGTGGATGCTGGAGTTCGCCGCTCAGGCGCAGCGCCCGCGCTTTCGGCGCAATACGCGCGCGCTCGCGAGTCTCGTGACAGGCGCGGCGCAAGCCTGGCGTCGTCTGCTCGATCGGCATATTGCCGCCGAACTCTTTCGCGACATCGGCTCGCTCTACGTGTTTGAACAACCCGTTGCGCACGCAACGGAACGCGCGCAACTCGATCTGCTCGACCGGCACGGCGTGCGTTACGAGACGCTCTCGGCTGAGCAGGTGCGGCGCGACTATCTTCCGTCGCTCACGCCGCATATCAGCCACGCGCGTTACTTTCCCGGCATGGCTTCGGTCACGAATCCGCAGCAGGTCGTCGTGCGTATTTTCGAGGCCGCGCTCGCAGCGGGCGCGAGCTTCACGAGCGCCAGCGTCGACGCGTTGCGCGCCCTGCCCGATGGCCGCATCGGCGTCACGCTGAACGGGCAGACGCAGCCAGCCGCGAAGGTGCTGATCGCGGCCGGCTCACGTAGCGCCGGTCTCGCGGAGCAACTCGGCGCAAACATTCCGCTGACCAATGAGCGCGGCTATCACGTACAACTCGCCGCTCCCTCGCAAGACACGCTGCGCGTGCCCGTGAGCTTCGTCGAGCGCGGCTTCACGTGCAATCCGATGGCGCAAGGCATCCGGCTTGCCGGCACCGTCGAACTCGGCGCGCGCGGCGCACCCGACTGGCGCCGCGCCGATCTGCTCGCCACGCAATTCCAGACGCTGTTTCCCGGCGACCGAGCCCCGCAGGTCGCGAGCCGCTGGTACGGCGAACGCCCGACGCTGCCCGACTATCTGCCGATGATTGGCGAGATGCCCGGCGCGCGCAATGCCTTCGTCGCGACCGGCCATCAGCATCTTGGCCTCACGCTCGGGCCGCTTACCGGCGAACTCGTCGCACAATTGATGGCGCGCGACACGCCCGCCGTCGATCTCGCACCGTTTCGCATCGACCGTTTTTGA
- the lhpI gene encoding bifunctional Delta(1)-pyrroline-2-carboxylate/Delta(1)-piperideine-2-carboxylate reductase — MEPIAIYDAAATARLLDFGVLLDALATAAQDHDAGRIHAPVRTGVPLKGNGVMLSMPASADDIAIHKLVSVCPANTALGMPTIFGAVTVCNGATGQPEFILDGPTVTGRRTAALSMLGVRVFHPGAPRAFLVIGTGQQARFHAEAIGQLYPAATLYVMGRTEASAEAFRAHLAQSGVRATPAHGAVPEEVDVVIAATTSKTPVYDAAARRDRLVIGVGAFTPDAAEIARETVRASRVFVDDLAAAREEAGDLLQAGIDWADVRTIGSAVAHGAKHDGAPVLFKTVGSGAWDLAACRVARERR; from the coding sequence ATGGAGCCCATCGCGATCTACGACGCAGCCGCCACGGCGCGCCTGCTCGACTTCGGCGTGCTGCTCGACGCCCTCGCCACGGCCGCGCAGGACCACGACGCCGGCCGCATTCACGCGCCCGTGCGCACGGGCGTGCCGCTCAAGGGCAACGGCGTCATGCTCTCGATGCCCGCCAGCGCCGACGACATCGCCATCCACAAGCTCGTGAGCGTGTGCCCCGCCAACACGGCGCTCGGCATGCCGACCATCTTTGGCGCGGTGACGGTGTGCAACGGCGCGACGGGGCAGCCCGAATTCATTCTCGACGGCCCGACCGTGACGGGGCGGCGCACCGCGGCGCTCTCCATGCTGGGCGTGCGCGTCTTTCACCCGGGCGCGCCGCGTGCGTTTCTGGTGATCGGCACGGGCCAGCAAGCGCGTTTTCATGCCGAGGCAATCGGCCAGCTGTATCCGGCGGCGACGCTTTATGTGATGGGCCGGACCGAGGCGTCCGCAGAGGCATTCCGCGCTCACCTCGCGCAGTCAGGCGTGCGCGCGACGCCCGCGCACGGCGCGGTGCCCGAGGAAGTCGATGTGGTCATCGCCGCGACCACGAGCAAGACGCCCGTCTACGACGCCGCGGCGCGCCGGGACCGGCTCGTGATCGGCGTTGGCGCCTTCACGCCGGACGCCGCCGAAATCGCGCGGGAGACGGTGCGCGCGAGCCGCGTGTTCGTGGACGATCTGGCAGCCGCGCGCGAAGAAGCCGGCGACCTGCTGCAAGCCGGCATCGACTGGGCGGACGTGCGCACGATCGGCTCCGCGGTGGCGCACGGCGCGAAGCATGATGGCGCGCCCGTGCTGTTCAAAACGGTCGGCAGCGGCGCGTGGGATCTCGCGGCGTGCCGCGTGGCGCGCGAAAGGCGTTAG